The following coding sequences lie in one Gadus macrocephalus chromosome 1, ASM3116895v1 genomic window:
- the hoxc12a gene encoding homeobox protein Hox-C12a encodes MGEHNLLNPGFVGPLVNIHTGDTFYFPNFRASGGQLAGLPSLSYPRRDNVCSLPWNPTEPCNGYSQSYFSSPVSINPSFNRSCEITRPEESKCYYSNGNRESCLGGGNNLKREDRTRDTSSLPPDHGMHSGMGSTAAFSKYEYGAEQLAQDPPSCQSLESDSSSSLLNEGSKASSSDTQTLVSPGNHASNLAAGGGAPWYPMHTRTRKKRKPYSKLQLAELEGEFMLNEFITRQRRRELSDRLNLSDQQVKIWFQNRRMKKKRLMLREQALAYF; translated from the exons ATGGGCGAGCATAATCTCCTTAATCCAGGGTTTGTGGGACCTTTAGTAAACATCCACACTGGAGACACATTTTACTTTCCGAATTTTAGAGCCTCAGGGGGACAACTGGCGGGCTTACCGTCTCTATCCTACCCGAGAAGGGACAATGTTTGCTCCCTCCCGTGGAATCCAACGGAGCCGTGCAATGGATATTCTCAATCCTACTTTAGCAGCCCCGTCTCCATCAACCCTTCGTTCAACCGGTCTTGTGAAATCACCCGACCCGAAGAGAGCAAATGTTATTATAGCAACGGGAATAGGGAGAGCTGCTTAGGTGGTGGCAACAACCTCAAACGGGAGGATAGGACGAGAGACACATCATCCCTACCGCCCGACCACGGGATGCACAGTGGAATGGGCAGCACCGCTGCCTTCTCCAAATACGAGTACGGTGCTGAGCAGCTAGCGCAAGACCCGCCGTCCTGTCAGTCTCTGGAATCCGACTCCAGCTCGTCTCTTCTTAACGAGGGGAGCAAAGCTTCATCCAGCGATACACAGACCTTGGTGTCACCGGGAAATCATGCAAGCAACCTAGCTGCGGGCGGAG GTGCTCCGTGGTACCCGATGCACACCCGGACCAGAAAGAAACGCAAACCCTATTCCAAACTTCAGCTGGCTGAGCTCGAAGGTGAATTTATGCTAAATGAGTTCATCACCAGGCAGCGACGGAGGGAGCTCTCGGACCGCCTGAACCTCAGCGACCAACAAGTTAAGATTTGGTTCCAGAACCGCAGAATGAAGAAGAAGAGACTTATGCTGAGAGAGCAAGCCCTGGCCTACTTTTAA